The proteins below are encoded in one region of Ferroplasma acidiphilum:
- a CDS encoding TdeIII family type II restriction endonuclease, producing the protein MSLTEIQIKNVENVLRNALRNKFQTYKPETSSMPFHVRLLGKDRLALYSFIHSLSTNFGTSIFEPVAVTLAKGRFKNVKSHTSVGDYISTQSQNEIQRIIDNLITASSSPNKIKEIEAIRKVCKSGDMVRVKPTLVDLFLEDKNGVFYLFDLKTAKPNIGNFKEFKRTLLEWAAVILASNPDSYVNTLIAIPYNPYEPAPYNRWTMRGMLDLSTELKVAGEFWDFLGGEGTYKELLECFERVGIELRSEVDSYFASFNK; encoded by the coding sequence ATGAGTCTAACGGAAATTCAAATAAAAAACGTGGAAAACGTTTTAAGAAATGCTTTACGAAACAAATTTCAGACCTATAAACCAGAAACATCATCTATGCCTTTTCATGTCAGATTGTTGGGAAAAGATCGGTTAGCGTTATATTCTTTTATACATTCACTCAGCACGAATTTTGGAACAAGTATTTTTGAGCCTGTTGCCGTCACTCTGGCAAAGGGTCGTTTTAAAAATGTAAAGTCACACACATCTGTTGGAGATTACATAAGTACACAATCTCAGAATGAGATACAAAGAATTATAGATAATCTGATTACTGCATCTTCATCTCCTAATAAAATAAAAGAGATCGAAGCAATTCGCAAAGTCTGTAAAAGTGGTGATATGGTTAGAGTGAAGCCCACATTAGTGGATTTGTTTCTTGAAGACAAAAATGGAGTTTTTTACTTGTTTGATCTAAAAACAGCAAAGCCAAATATTGGGAATTTCAAAGAATTTAAGAGGACTTTGCTGGAATGGGCTGCAGTAATTCTTGCATCCAATCCCGATTCATATGTAAACACTCTGATAGCCATTCCATATAATCCCTATGAACCAGCCCCTTATAATAGGTGGACTATGAGGGGAATGCTAGACCTGAGTACTGAGTTGAAGGTTGCAGGAGAATTTTGGGATTTTCTGGGAGGTGAAGGTACGTATAAAGAACTGTTAGAATGTTTTGAAAGGGTTGGGATAGAACTAAGATCGGAAGTTGATTCATATTTTGCAAGTTTCAATAAATAA
- a CDS encoding M1 family metallopeptidase: MRVVNYNIKLDIDFSGKKYSGIEKIKITDAEKKITLDLNKIDIHKIKVNGSDVKFEAGEDGVTFPTDGGDIVAEVQFSSDNDRGLKGFYVAGTEKEYILSTQFEESDARRAFPCIDNPNYKATFDITMAIDKDLQAISNMPVKFETLENSKKVVQFEQTPVMATYLVYLGVGHFDEMEDKYRGKRLALTAMKGHLTESRYPIDCAKKSLEYLENYTGIDYMLPKLNLISVPEFAAGAMENWGAITFREILLNIDKSTTSRSYKRTAEVITHELVHMWFGDLVTMKWWNDLWLNESFATFFAFKTVDSTNPDWKFFGDFLLDQTDGAYTMDALKNSHPINADVTDPRSISQLSYEIRYGKGSNVLRMIEAYVGKDVFMKAMRNYLKEFSYSNASGSDLWNAIEKESGKGISTIMEQWISQKGYPYLETAKDGDSLKISQKQFYFLEGDKNSSWKIPLFINRFSSEEKLLMEGNEMKLDGDILSLNFNHNGFYRVLYDDSMFENISRNLSQITAEEKWGLANDLYAFLLSGKINITTYVRRLEKLYGINENIVIDEISKELFNLYTITDNNYFRDLANFYIKDKMEYVEANRKDDFNFKITLSGLYTKLAYINNDFCKSLLKKYSSYENVDPDFRLGYLVAEAKINQDFSYFADIITNTKNDEDKTKAITASGALEGNKNHRAIMEFVKSGKAKKQDMDSFFVAMASNAPSRQFIIDNLKDIVDMLYKFELSPLRINRCVQSMIGNAGVKEPEKMRKNTDSIKRDELFGGINKGLEFLEVYENLIKNTK; encoded by the coding sequence ATGAGAGTTGTTAATTATAACATAAAACTGGATATTGATTTTTCCGGGAAGAAGTATAGTGGCATTGAGAAAATAAAAATTACAGATGCAGAGAAAAAGATAACACTTGATTTAAATAAAATAGATATACATAAAATAAAAGTTAACGGATCGGATGTTAAATTTGAAGCTGGAGAAGATGGAGTTACATTCCCCACAGATGGTGGAGATATAGTTGCAGAAGTGCAGTTTTCATCTGATAATGACAGAGGGTTGAAGGGATTTTATGTTGCAGGCACTGAAAAGGAATACATACTGTCCACACAGTTCGAGGAATCTGATGCCAGAAGGGCATTTCCATGCATAGATAATCCAAATTATAAGGCGACGTTTGATATAACAATGGCAATAGACAAAGATCTCCAGGCAATATCAAATATGCCGGTAAAGTTCGAAACACTTGAAAACAGCAAAAAGGTTGTGCAGTTCGAACAAACACCGGTAATGGCTACATATCTTGTTTATTTGGGTGTGGGCCACTTCGATGAGATGGAGGATAAATACAGGGGAAAAAGATTGGCTTTAACGGCAATGAAAGGGCACTTGACAGAGTCAAGGTATCCGATTGATTGTGCCAAAAAGTCCCTTGAGTATCTTGAAAACTACACAGGCATAGATTACATGCTTCCAAAGTTGAACCTCATATCGGTGCCTGAATTTGCCGCAGGTGCAATGGAAAACTGGGGAGCGATAACATTCAGGGAAATTTTGTTGAACATAGATAAATCAACAACTAGCAGAAGCTACAAAAGGACTGCAGAAGTCATCACACACGAACTTGTCCATATGTGGTTCGGTGACCTGGTAACAATGAAGTGGTGGAATGACCTCTGGCTTAATGAGAGCTTTGCTACATTCTTTGCCTTCAAGACAGTAGATAGCACAAATCCCGATTGGAAATTCTTCGGAGATTTTCTTCTGGATCAGACAGATGGTGCCTATACCATGGATGCACTAAAAAATTCCCATCCAATAAATGCTGATGTTACAGACCCAAGGAGCATATCACAATTATCCTATGAAATAAGGTATGGCAAAGGATCAAATGTCCTGAGAATGATAGAGGCATATGTTGGCAAAGATGTGTTTATGAAGGCCATGAGAAATTATTTAAAAGAATTCTCATACAGCAATGCATCCGGATCTGACCTGTGGAATGCCATAGAAAAGGAGTCTGGCAAGGGTATATCAACCATTATGGAACAGTGGATTTCCCAGAAGGGGTATCCATACCTTGAAACTGCAAAGGATGGGGATTCACTTAAAATATCCCAGAAACAGTTCTATTTCCTTGAAGGTGATAAAAATTCATCATGGAAAATACCATTATTTATAAACCGGTTCTCCAGTGAGGAAAAGTTATTGATGGAAGGAAATGAAATGAAGCTGGATGGCGATATATTATCCCTTAATTTCAACCATAATGGATTTTACAGGGTTTTATACGATGATTCCATGTTTGAAAATATATCAAGAAACCTTTCCCAGATTACAGCAGAGGAGAAATGGGGGCTTGCAAATGACCTTTATGCCTTCCTGCTTTCAGGAAAAATAAATATAACAACCTATGTCAGAAGGCTGGAAAAGCTTTATGGAATAAATGAGAACATAGTAATAGATGAGATATCAAAGGAACTTTTCAACCTTTATACAATAACAGACAACAATTATTTCAGGGACCTGGCCAATTTCTATATAAAGGACAAAATGGAGTATGTAGAGGCAAACAGGAAAGATGATTTTAATTTCAAAATTACCCTTTCCGGGCTTTACACAAAGCTTGCATATATAAATAATGATTTCTGCAAATCATTATTAAAAAAATACAGCAGCTACGAAAATGTTGACCCTGATTTCAGGCTTGGATATCTGGTTGCTGAGGCAAAGATAAACCAGGATTTCAGCTACTTTGCGGATATTATAACAAACACGAAAAATGATGAGGACAAAACAAAAGCCATAACGGCATCTGGCGCACTTGAAGGCAATAAAAACCACCGTGCAATTATGGAATTTGTCAAATCCGGAAAAGCAAAGAAGCAGGATATGGATTCGTTCTTTGTTGCAATGGCTTCAAATGCTCCATCAAGGCAGTTTATAATAGACAATCTCAAGGATATAGTAGACATGTTGTACAAATTTGAGCTTAGCCCCCTGAGAATCAACAGGTGCGTCCAGTCCATGATTGGAAATGCCGGTGTAAAAGAACCGGAAAAGATGAGGAAAAACACAGACAGCATAAAAAGGGACGAATTATTTGGTGGGATAAACAAAGGGCTTGAATTCCTTGAAGTCTATGAAAATTTAATCAAAAACACAAAATAA
- a CDS encoding DNA methyltransferase, with protein MNEEVIVSKREDGRITVSVPYNPEYIAKLKKIKGYRWHPESKLWSFPSDNSTLNEILELFDKKDVNVPWPLEHGNSLETIPDSTIVFLTIKEAAVWASNYVGKNVTSSNISYLVQYGRIKKISHNGTTFVRKDDLIKYYQSFRGKRELEWKEQLGDDLNWALSFDYLREADTTKHVHRLHPYKGKFIPQLVEYFLDDHIDDFKKEVYFKKGDIVLDPFCGSGTTLVQANELGINAIGIDVSIFNSLISNVKISKYDFGILKLEISRITETLRNFISKSNEIQFEQKLSEAMTKFNNLYFPSPEYKYKLHRNEINESVYGSEKEAEFLPVFNSLVREFRIQLKQGNNGTFLDKWYLQPVRREIDFTYELINNIQNNTIKDVLMVILSRTIRSCRATTHEDLATLIDPISSPYYCAKHKKICKPLFSILSWWERYSTDTIERLEQFNKVRTNTFQFCLTGDSRTLDIPNSLNRDAPELAELVQNQKIKGIFSSPPYIGLINYHEQHSYAYELFDLPENTASEIGNMSLGQGREARNKYVIDISNVLINCKQYLVDDYDVFLVANDKFNLYPSIANKADMNIVEQFKRPVLNRTEKDKGAYSEVIFHLKKG; from the coding sequence ATGAATGAGGAGGTAATAGTAAGTAAAAGAGAAGATGGGCGTATTACCGTTTCAGTGCCATACAATCCAGAATATATCGCAAAATTAAAGAAAATTAAAGGTTATCGCTGGCATCCAGAAAGCAAACTTTGGAGTTTTCCCTCTGACAATAGTACTTTGAATGAGATATTAGAGTTGTTTGACAAAAAGGATGTGAATGTGCCATGGCCATTAGAACATGGAAACAGTCTTGAAACCATTCCAGATTCGACTATTGTATTTTTAACTATTAAAGAGGCGGCCGTGTGGGCGTCAAACTATGTAGGAAAAAATGTCACATCTTCTAATATCTCTTACCTTGTTCAATACGGTAGAATTAAAAAAATAAGCCACAATGGAACAACATTTGTAAGAAAGGATGACTTGATAAAGTATTACCAATCATTTAGAGGTAAACGTGAACTTGAGTGGAAAGAACAACTCGGAGATGACCTGAATTGGGCTCTTTCATTTGATTATTTAAGAGAAGCAGACACCACTAAACACGTTCACAGATTACATCCTTATAAAGGGAAATTCATTCCCCAGTTGGTCGAGTATTTTTTGGATGATCATATAGATGATTTCAAGAAGGAGGTGTATTTTAAGAAGGGGGATATTGTATTAGACCCTTTTTGTGGTAGTGGTACAACATTAGTGCAGGCCAATGAATTGGGTATAAATGCAATTGGGATTGATGTTTCTATATTTAACTCGCTGATAAGCAATGTTAAAATTTCCAAATACGACTTTGGTATTTTGAAACTTGAGATAAGCCGAATAACTGAAACGTTGAGGAATTTTATTTCGAAATCCAATGAAATTCAATTTGAACAGAAACTTTCGGAGGCAATGACTAAATTCAATAATCTCTACTTTCCCTCTCCAGAATATAAATATAAATTGCATCGGAATGAGATAAATGAATCAGTTTATGGAAGTGAAAAGGAGGCAGAGTTCTTGCCTGTTTTTAATAGCCTTGTTCGAGAATTTAGAATTCAACTAAAACAGGGAAACAACGGCACATTCCTTGATAAGTGGTATTTACAACCAGTTAGAAGAGAGATAGATTTTACATACGAACTTATAAATAACATTCAGAATAATACAATTAAAGATGTGCTAATGGTTATTTTAAGCAGAACAATTCGTTCTTGCAGAGCAACTACACATGAAGATTTAGCTACCTTAATTGACCCCATAAGTTCGCCATATTATTGCGCTAAACATAAGAAGATTTGTAAGCCCCTGTTTTCTATACTTAGTTGGTGGGAGCGTTACAGTACGGATACTATTGAGAGGTTAGAGCAGTTTAATAAAGTACGTACAAATACGTTTCAATTTTGTCTGACTGGTGATTCTAGAACTTTGGATATTCCCAATAGCTTAAATAGGGATGCACCCGAGTTGGCTGAATTAGTTCAAAACCAGAAAATTAAGGGAATTTTTTCCAGCCCCCCTTATATTGGTTTAATAAATTATCATGAGCAGCATTCCTATGCTTATGAATTATTTGATTTGCCAGAAAATACAGCATCTGAAATAGGAAATATGTCCTTGGGTCAGGGAAGAGAAGCTAGAAACAAGTATGTCATTGATATTTCTAATGTGTTAATAAATTGTAAACAATATCTTGTAGATGACTATGATGTATTTTTGGTGGCGAATGATAAATTTAACTTATACCCTTCAATTGCAAATAAAGCAGATATGAATATAGTAGAACAATTTAAGCGCCCTGTGTTGAATAGAACAGAAAAAGACAAAGGTGCGTATTCAGAGGTTATATTTCATTTGAAGAAGGGATAA
- a CDS encoding DEAD/DEAH box helicase encodes MSMQQGNVFDMLDPALKESLARNGILNPTEAQKMAIPEILSGENTLLISPTGSGKTEAALVPLLNKIYLEKPQSIALLYITPLRALNRDMLSRVFDYCRTLDIRVQVRHSDISQAERNEISRNPAQILITTPESLQLLMMGKRLREHIKNIKYVIVDEVHEMAQNERGSQFAIAMERLKVLAGNFQVIGLSATAKNEDELSLFISPSSPCKILKPVIDKKMDIKVILPPPSNDDIANIMACDNQYAGSIEKIHSIVEENKGTIVFVNRRYVAEDISFRLRLWLKDPDIEVHHGSLSRETRETAEMDFKENRVKALICTSSLELGIDVGSADMVVQFNSPRQINKMVQRIGRAGHSLQKVSRGIVICNDVIELEEAKAIVGNIKLGELENVMIKKNSLSTVANQIMLELNYSKKVDYNYLYRIITGAYPFKTLEFEEYYAVLELLSRTHKIIIDGNFIIKRYPVLKYFIENISMIAGEKNYRVIDVINKKFIGTLDEKYVVNEISPGSYFVIKGSTWRTIRIDDDKIYVEPFSTAAIAPHWTGEEIPVLYEAASRVSQDRKEKYVPEFLNDRGKKALEEWYKNDMATLDKIIIEAHNSEIIIQILLGSLGNFTLAQILSGLLTSITGESVEMDYSPYHIYMRVSRNISAEDVKNLIMNIDINNLDGYVKSSARRSRFFNNVFLYEARKFGIITNEADITRIRFEKIVDSYYNTVVYEDSIRKLIFDYMDINVLHDYLENLDDSNFILKNKISDSSNIFLSHYSERVMPLKPTKTILESIRKRLMNEEVILYCTSCGNKRTRKIKDITEIRCPVCHSRLVASISKFDEESISKKIDEKTRKRMIKNAHLVREHGITAVMVMAARGVGPEIASRILEVSYLNEDDLIRRLLNAETDFAKNRQYW; translated from the coding sequence ATGTCCATGCAACAGGGAAATGTATTTGATATGCTTGATCCGGCACTAAAGGAAAGCCTGGCAAGAAACGGTATTTTAAATCCAACAGAAGCACAGAAAATGGCAATTCCTGAGATATTGTCAGGAGAGAATACCCTTCTTATATCACCTACCGGATCTGGAAAAACAGAGGCGGCACTGGTTCCACTGCTAAATAAAATATATCTTGAAAAACCACAATCCATAGCCCTTCTTTACATAACTCCACTGAGGGCATTGAACCGTGATATGCTTTCAAGGGTATTTGATTACTGCAGAACCCTTGATATACGGGTGCAGGTAAGGCATAGTGATATATCCCAGGCAGAGAGAAATGAAATATCCAGAAACCCTGCACAGATACTTATTACAACACCGGAATCATTGCAGTTGCTCATGATGGGCAAAAGGCTCCGCGAGCACATAAAAAATATAAAGTATGTAATAGTTGACGAAGTCCACGAAATGGCTCAGAATGAAAGGGGCTCACAGTTTGCCATAGCTATGGAGCGGTTAAAGGTGCTTGCAGGAAATTTTCAGGTTATAGGGCTCTCTGCCACTGCAAAGAATGAAGATGAACTTTCACTTTTCATCTCTCCTTCATCCCCCTGCAAAATATTAAAACCTGTGATAGACAAGAAAATGGATATAAAGGTTATTTTGCCTCCTCCCAGCAATGATGATATTGCTAACATTATGGCATGTGATAACCAGTACGCAGGGTCTATAGAGAAAATACATTCTATAGTGGAGGAAAATAAGGGCACTATTGTATTTGTCAATAGAAGATACGTTGCTGAAGATATCTCATTCAGGCTAAGGCTATGGCTTAAAGATCCGGATATTGAAGTACATCACGGATCACTATCCCGCGAAACCAGGGAAACAGCCGAAATGGATTTTAAGGAAAACCGGGTAAAGGCACTTATTTGTACTTCATCTCTGGAACTTGGAATAGATGTGGGTTCAGCGGACATGGTAGTCCAGTTTAATTCTCCCAGGCAGATAAATAAAATGGTACAGAGAATTGGCAGGGCAGGTCATTCTTTGCAGAAAGTTTCCCGCGGGATTGTAATATGCAATGATGTTATCGAACTTGAAGAAGCAAAGGCTATAGTTGGCAATATTAAATTAGGGGAACTGGAAAATGTAATGATAAAGAAAAATTCCCTTTCAACCGTTGCAAACCAGATAATGCTCGAGCTTAATTACTCGAAGAAAGTGGATTATAATTATCTGTATAGAATAATTACCGGTGCATATCCATTTAAGACTCTAGAATTTGAAGAATATTATGCTGTGCTGGAACTTCTTTCAAGAACACATAAAATCATCATAGATGGCAATTTTATTATAAAGCGGTATCCGGTTCTTAAATACTTTATAGAAAATATATCAATGATAGCAGGTGAAAAAAATTACAGGGTAATTGATGTAATTAATAAAAAATTTATAGGAACCCTGGATGAAAAGTATGTTGTGAATGAGATTTCTCCAGGTTCATATTTTGTCATTAAGGGTTCAACATGGAGGACAATAAGGATAGATGATGATAAAATATATGTTGAGCCCTTCAGCACGGCAGCCATTGCACCACACTGGACAGGCGAAGAGATACCGGTTCTCTACGAAGCCGCATCCAGAGTATCACAGGACAGGAAAGAAAAATATGTTCCGGAATTCCTGAACGATCGGGGCAAAAAAGCCCTTGAAGAATGGTATAAAAATGACATGGCTACACTGGATAAAATCATAATAGAAGCCCATAATTCAGAAATTATTATACAGATCCTTCTGGGAAGCCTTGGCAACTTTACCCTGGCACAGATACTATCCGGGCTGCTAACATCAATCACAGGAGAAAGCGTGGAAATGGATTATTCACCATACCACATATATATGAGGGTTTCAAGGAACATTTCAGCAGAAGATGTAAAGAATTTAATTATGAATATAGATATAAACAACCTTGATGGCTATGTCAAATCATCTGCCCGGAGATCAAGATTCTTCAATAATGTATTTTTATATGAAGCCAGAAAATTTGGCATCATAACGAATGAAGCGGACATAACCAGGATCCGTTTTGAAAAAATAGTGGACTCATACTATAATACAGTTGTATACGAAGATTCCATAAGAAAGCTCATATTTGATTACATGGATATTAACGTTCTGCATGATTACCTTGAAAACCTTGATGATTCAAATTTTATACTCAAAAACAAAATCTCAGATTCTTCAAATATATTCCTGTCTCATTATTCTGAAAGGGTCATGCCACTCAAGCCTACAAAAACAATACTTGAATCAATTCGCAAGCGGCTTATGAATGAGGAAGTTATACTTTACTGCACATCCTGCGGTAATAAAAGAACCAGGAAAATAAAAGATATTACGGAAATAAGATGTCCTGTCTGCCATTCACGGCTTGTGGCTTCAATCTCAAAATTTGATGAGGAGTCAATTTCAAAAAAAATAGATGAAAAAACCAGAAAAAGGATGATAAAAAATGCCCATCTGGTGAGAGAACACGGGATTACTGCTGTTATGGTGATGGCTGCCCGCGGTGTTGGCCCGGAGATCGCTTCAAGGATACTTGAAGTTTCATATCTTAACGAAGATGACCTTATAAGGCGGCTTCTCAATGCAGAAACAGATTTTGCAAAAAATCGCCAGTACTGGTAA
- a CDS encoding alkaline phosphatase family protein — MINHKLEYRYKSDAHFVYPDYDGYNFSNINSTILSLFNIKHDGKDLDKKLYSNICGTKKVVFIYIDGLGYDSWINYLGKYRAFKEINESGIVSPITSIFPSTTAAASNTINTGLTPAEHGLFEWRLYIDQYDMVMKSLPFIPVYKQDREKFIEANPNPSVLFHGKTFYETLKENGIKSYVVSRSELLKSSYSRIMYSGAKEKKRYDFLFEGFLILKKLLEKIKDNSYVFFYIEEPDKMEHRYGPGSPEHLESLHYMAGLFNSLFENLSGQDISIIISSDHGFTPVNHKTYVSGVENLMSTKNGKRMPETWSPRDMAMYSENPEKLKLFLENQLNGKADVITKLELLESGILGSRKVDEKYASRLGDVIVLPYSGNTVWYKYYEDDIIKDRGMHGGLSREEMIIPLATINLKDIKNY, encoded by the coding sequence ATGATAAACCATAAACTGGAATACCGCTATAAATCTGATGCACATTTTGTGTACCCGGATTATGATGGATATAATTTCTCAAACATAAATAGTACAATATTATCATTATTCAACATAAAGCACGACGGAAAAGACCTGGATAAGAAGCTGTACAGCAATATATGCGGCACAAAAAAGGTGGTATTTATCTACATCGATGGCCTCGGTTATGATAGCTGGATCAACTATCTGGGAAAATACAGGGCATTTAAGGAAATAAATGAATCAGGCATTGTGTCTCCAATTACCTCCATATTCCCTTCTACCACCGCTGCTGCGAGCAACACAATAAATACCGGGCTTACACCTGCAGAACACGGTTTATTTGAATGGCGCCTGTATATTGACCAGTATGATATGGTTATGAAAAGCCTGCCATTTATTCCCGTGTATAAACAGGACAGGGAAAAATTTATTGAAGCCAATCCGAACCCATCTGTTCTATTTCACGGAAAAACATTTTATGAAACCCTGAAAGAAAACGGTATAAAGTCATATGTAGTTTCACGCTCAGAATTATTAAAGAGCAGCTATAGCCGGATAATGTATTCCGGTGCGAAGGAGAAAAAAAGGTACGATTTTCTTTTTGAAGGGTTTCTCATATTGAAAAAATTGCTGGAAAAGATAAAAGACAATTCATATGTATTTTTTTATATAGAAGAACCTGACAAAATGGAGCATAGATACGGCCCGGGAAGTCCAGAGCACCTGGAATCACTCCATTATATGGCAGGCTTATTTAACAGCCTGTTCGAGAACCTATCCGGGCAGGATATTTCAATAATAATTTCATCCGACCACGGATTTACGCCGGTTAATCATAAAACCTATGTTTCAGGTGTAGAAAACTTAATGTCCACAAAGAATGGAAAAAGAATGCCGGAAACATGGAGTCCACGTGATATGGCAATGTATAGCGAAAATCCGGAAAAACTTAAATTATTTCTTGAAAACCAGCTGAATGGGAAAGCAGATGTGATAACAAAACTAGAACTCCTGGAATCCGGTATACTGGGCAGCAGGAAGGTTGATGAAAAATATGCATCCAGGCTCGGTGATGTTATAGTGCTTCCATATTCCGGAAATACTGTATGGTACAAATATTATGAAGATGATATAATAAAAGATCGTGGGATGCACGGTGGGCTTAGCAGGGAAGAAATGATTATACCATTGGCAACAATAAATTTAAAAGATATAAAAAATTATTAA
- a CDS encoding (Fe-S)-binding protein — protein MEINKRRIQKMKDLISQNLMESFLPFPLDTKLYSSWASGLPHDGETIIYTSYMYQISGILKRYEELFPKIYRLNLPKRLMTASKFLIKPNRDELDRSFNILKNITSMLTAQGLNFGYLYDEEPYSGALLLESGFINEYKEYGKKLYNFFKERGVKQIITVDPHTTNALKRYKDFIDFDIDIKNYLELVNFKGSGNYVIHDSCLYSRAMGMYDNIRAKIKDSGISASENYLVTGKDMGSCCGGPLALVSTKDSEDISKSRAEKLLSVNENVLVMCPLCYQNLSPYVNNIKDIAEVVS, from the coding sequence ATGGAAATTAATAAGCGAAGAATACAAAAAATGAAGGATTTAATTTCACAGAATTTAATGGAAAGCTTCCTGCCCTTTCCACTGGATACAAAACTTTACTCTTCATGGGCTTCAGGGCTCCCGCATGATGGTGAAACCATAATATATACTTCATATATGTACCAGATTTCAGGCATACTTAAACGCTATGAAGAATTGTTTCCCAAAATTTACCGTTTAAATCTACCTAAAAGGTTAATGACCGCATCAAAATTTTTGATAAAGCCAAACAGGGATGAACTTGACAGGTCTTTTAATATACTGAAAAATATAACCTCAATGTTAACAGCACAGGGCTTAAATTTCGGATACTTATACGATGAAGAGCCATATTCAGGAGCCCTGTTGCTGGAATCTGGATTCATTAACGAATATAAAGAGTATGGAAAGAAACTATATAATTTCTTCAAGGAAAGAGGAGTAAAGCAGATTATAACTGTTGACCCGCATACAACAAATGCCTTAAAACGCTATAAAGATTTCATAGACTTTGACATTGATATAAAAAACTACCTGGAGCTGGTTAATTTTAAAGGATCCGGGAATTATGTCATACACGATTCCTGCCTCTATTCACGTGCCATGGGGATGTATGATAATATAAGGGCAAAAATTAAGGATTCTGGAATATCTGCAAGTGAAAACTATCTCGTAACAGGAAAGGACATGGGGAGCTGTTGCGGTGGTCCACTGGCCCTTGTCTCAACTAAAGACAGCGAGGATATATCAAAATCACGTGCTGAGAAATTATTATCTGTCAATGAAAACGTTCTTGTTATGTGCCCGCTATGTTACCAGAATCTATCTCCCTATGTAAATAATATAAAGGACATTGCAGAGGTGGTCTCATGA
- a CDS encoding LUD domain-containing protein: protein MNYEWDVAVNKAIVNNAPRVQQILDDNPYIKDVASELRKTKNTVLDNIESYISKTEESVKRTGGHFHYAKDSSEAMDIVREILGEKSKIVLSKSNVLYEIKLREELEKEGKDIWETDLGEYLVQINNDMPSHLVAPAIHLTKDKIGKLLHENLDSTINENTSPEEMVSRVRKFLMEKYLGAEVGITGANAIAADTGSVLLIENEGNIRMDTVLPQVHIAITGIDKIVPTLKDAFNEVIVQASYAGFYPPAYINVTSGPSATGDIELKHVSPATGPKEFHLIVLDNGRKEAIDSDIRESLLCIRCGRCYFSCPSYKLYGKDFGDSPYTGPTGIMWSAITMKKYDKSMLCMHSGGCREVCPMDINIPQVIEKIKFRYIES from the coding sequence ATGAATTATGAATGGGATGTTGCGGTAAATAAGGCAATTGTAAATAATGCTCCAAGGGTACAGCAAATTCTCGATGATAATCCATACATAAAGGATGTTGCATCAGAATTAAGGAAAACAAAAAACACTGTTCTCGATAATATCGAATCATATATATCAAAAACAGAGGAAAGTGTGAAACGCACAGGCGGGCATTTCCATTATGCAAAGGATAGCAGTGAGGCCATGGATATTGTCCGGGAAATTTTAGGGGAGAAATCAAAAATAGTGCTTTCAAAGTCTAATGTACTTTATGAAATTAAATTGAGAGAAGAGCTTGAAAAGGAAGGAAAGGATATCTGGGAAACTGACCTGGGTGAATACCTTGTCCAGATTAACAACGATATGCCTTCACATCTGGTTGCTCCTGCAATCCATCTTACAAAGGACAAAATAGGCAAATTGCTGCATGAAAACCTTGATAGCACAATAAATGAAAATACATCTCCGGAGGAAATGGTCAGCAGGGTAAGAAAATTTCTCATGGAAAAATATCTCGGCGCTGAAGTAGGGATTACAGGTGCCAATGCTATTGCAGCTGATACCGGTTCTGTCCTGCTCATAGAGAATGAAGGCAACATTAGAATGGATACTGTGCTTCCACAGGTACATATAGCTATAACAGGAATTGATAAAATAGTCCCAACATTGAAGGATGCATTTAATGAAGTGATAGTACAGGCATCCTATGCAGGGTTTTATCCGCCAGCATACATCAATGTTACTTCGGGACCCAGTGCCACAGGCGATATAGAACTTAAACATGTGTCGCCTGCGACCGGACCTAAAGAATTCCATTTAATCGTCCTTGATAACGGGAGGAAGGAGGCTATAGACTCTGATATAAGAGAATCACTCCTGTGCATAAGATGTGGCAGGTGCTATTTTTCATGCCCTTCATACAAGCTTTATGGGAAGGACTTTGGCGATAGCCCATATACGGGACCTACAGGGATTATGTGGTCGGCCATAACAATGAAAAAATATGACAAATCAATGTTATGCATGCATTCTGGAGGCTGTCGTGAAGTATGCCCCATGGATATAAATATCCCGCAGGTCATCGAAAAAATTAAATTCAGGTATATTGAATCCTGA